From one Streptomyces sp. SCSIO 30461 genomic stretch:
- a CDS encoding Imm1 family immunity protein has translation MIVEYWLDGEAYHVSARRDIDSAITKVIEALEWERPVPVGFFPGTVGEFHVFNVSEISEIPPYAENSLRIGINKETKFGGMTWSGEDSEHSDHFHWITKNDSPPDFDPRVTSDDGHPLWYDRRNVIPIEKIRTAIEEYFFNGGLRPPSLEWEPGTVHGQRLDAKY, from the coding sequence ATGATCGTAGAATACTGGCTTGACGGCGAGGCGTATCATGTCTCAGCGAGGAGAGATATTGATAGCGCCATCACTAAAGTCATAGAGGCATTGGAGTGGGAGCGTCCGGTCCCCGTTGGCTTCTTTCCGGGGACTGTCGGAGAATTCCACGTCTTTAACGTGTCGGAAATTTCTGAAATCCCACCCTATGCAGAAAATTCTCTGCGGATCGGAATCAACAAGGAAACCAAATTCGGTGGAATGACCTGGTCGGGTGAAGATTCCGAACATTCCGACCATTTCCACTGGATCACCAAGAACGACTCTCCACCAGATTTCGACCCAAGGGTCACGTCGGACGACGGACACCCACTCTGGTATGACAGAAGAAATGTTATTCCCATCGAAAAAATAAGAACAGCAATCGAAGAATACTTCTTCAACGGCGGGCTCCGTCCTCCAAGTTTGGAATGGGAGCCGGGCACTGTTCACGGGCAGCGCCTCGATGCCAAGTACTAG
- a CDS encoding DddA-like double-stranded DNA deaminase toxin codes for MPSAPAVVPSRGSKLSACRVLACTADTGLVRELAGATQRTSLRAGTWRRSSPTSPKNGANENLTPLVPPSLGGRAPDRQPERRGYSWTLRLSEVNRLPDASEADGSARRYTRGNEACIQNVMGDIEQAEIVINNNKGVCTGRGSCSILVKAILPKGWTLTVHYPGDTKRLVGEGPGRKK; via the coding sequence ATGCCATCTGCCCCTGCTGTGGTGCCGAGTCGGGGATCCAAGCTCTCAGCTTGCAGGGTGCTCGCGTGTACCGCGGATACTGGACTGGTCAGGGAGCTCGCTGGCGCTACCCAAAGGACCAGCCTCCGGGCTGGGACTTGGCGACGCAGCTCACCAACATCCCCAAAGAATGGCGCTAACGAGAATCTGACTCCTCTAGTTCCACCCTCGCTGGGAGGACGGGCGCCGGATCGTCAGCCAGAACGACGCGGATACAGCTGGACTCTTCGCCTATCTGAAGTCAATAGGCTACCCGATGCATCCGAAGCAGACGGGTCTGCACGGAGATACACACGCGGAAACGAAGCTTGCATACAAAATGTGATGGGCGACATTGAGCAGGCAGAAATTGTCATCAATAACAACAAGGGCGTATGCACGGGCCGAGGCAGTTGCTCGATCCTGGTAAAGGCAATCCTGCCTAAAGGATGGACACTGACGGTACACTACCCGGGAGACACGAAGCGCCTGGTGGGCGAAGGGCCTGGGAGAAAGAAATGA
- a CDS encoding ALF repeat-containing protein, which produces MEKAIALADSTAAFDQARKDAVKEAQDLETEARKLAAEANAPGADAKDVALKARKIAISAMKVRGPWSRTAAEVALAGTDKDVTDYIRTGWTQAAQQDDRTRVENLALLSEIEPVRAQAVTALSGDAIKITSFLETGQYAAASDDFRVQIAQIISKGGPNVQESGRAAPRSRIT; this is translated from the coding sequence ATGGAGAAGGCCATCGCCCTGGCCGACTCCACCGCCGCCTTCGACCAGGCGCGCAAGGACGCCGTCAAGGAGGCGCAGGACCTGGAGACCGAGGCCAGGAAGCTGGCCGCGGAGGCGAACGCGCCCGGCGCCGACGCCAAGGACGTCGCCCTCAAGGCCCGCAAGATCGCCATCAGCGCGATGAAGGTCCGGGGCCCCTGGAGCCGGACGGCCGCCGAGGTCGCCCTCGCGGGCACAGACAAGGACGTCACCGACTACATCCGTACCGGATGGACCCAGGCCGCCCAGCAGGACGACCGCACCCGGGTCGAGAACCTCGCCCTCCTCTCGGAGATCGAGCCGGTCCGGGCCCAGGCGGTGACCGCGCTCTCCGGCGACGCCATCAAGATCACCTCCTTCCTGGAGACGGGCCAGTACGCGGCCGCGTCCGACGACTTCCGCGTGCAGATCGCCCAGATCATCAGCAAGGGTGGACCCAACGTCCAAGAGAGCGGCCGCGCGGCCCCACGCTCAAGGATTACCTGA
- a CDS encoding IS701 family transposase, translated as MGRIAGRFVRVEPRMRAGRLVLGLLADLPRKNCWTIAEWAGEASPHGMQHLLCRAVWDADGIRDDVREYVVEHLYDEAAVLVVDETGDVKKGTHTVGVQRQYTGTAGRIENSQVAVYLVYAGMRGHAAVDRELYIPRSWTCDPDRCRAAGLGQDTVFATKPELARTMIERFLDAGHHVGWVTGDEVYGGNPRLRTALEERGIGYVLAVACSAEVPTGAGKFRADALAAKVPKRAWQKLSAGHGAKGQRFYDWAVIDLAEAAPGHHQLLIRRNRSTGELAYYRCHSTTPASLATLVKVAGSRWRVEETFQTEKGLAGLDEHQVRRYPSWARWVTLAMLAHAFLAVVRADEHAHRPTPDDLIPLSCNEICRLFIALVVRPVLDAAHRLAWSDWRRRHQARSRTSHYRRQAASQT; from the coding sequence ATGGGTCGGATCGCGGGCCGGTTCGTCCGGGTCGAACCACGGATGCGGGCCGGGCGGTTGGTGCTGGGCCTGCTGGCGGACCTGCCGCGCAAGAACTGCTGGACGATCGCGGAGTGGGCCGGGGAGGCCAGCCCGCACGGCATGCAGCATCTGCTGTGCCGAGCCGTTTGGGATGCCGACGGCATCCGTGACGACGTGCGCGAATACGTCGTCGAGCACCTCTATGACGAGGCCGCGGTCCTGGTTGTCGACGAGACCGGCGACGTGAAGAAGGGCACCCACACGGTTGGGGTCCAGCGCCAGTACACCGGAACGGCTGGACGGATCGAGAACTCCCAGGTTGCGGTCTACCTCGTCTACGCCGGGATGCGCGGGCACGCGGCGGTCGACCGGGAGCTGTACATCCCGCGCTCCTGGACGTGCGACCCGGACCGCTGCCGGGCAGCCGGACTCGGCCAGGACACCGTCTTCGCGACCAAGCCGGAACTGGCCCGCACGATGATCGAACGGTTCCTGGACGCCGGACACCACGTCGGCTGGGTCACCGGGGACGAGGTCTACGGCGGCAACCCAAGACTCCGTACGGCTCTGGAGGAACGCGGCATCGGCTATGTCCTCGCGGTGGCCTGCTCGGCCGAAGTGCCCACCGGCGCAGGCAAGTTCCGCGCCGATGCCCTGGCGGCGAAGGTGCCGAAGCGGGCCTGGCAGAAGCTCTCGGCCGGACACGGCGCGAAGGGGCAGCGATTCTACGACTGGGCCGTCATCGACCTCGCCGAGGCAGCCCCGGGCCACCACCAGCTGCTGATCCGCCGCAACCGCAGCACCGGTGAACTCGCCTACTACCGCTGTCACTCCACCACGCCGGCATCCCTGGCCACCCTGGTCAAGGTCGCAGGTTCCAGATGGCGGGTGGAGGAGACCTTCCAAACAGAGAAGGGACTGGCCGGGCTGGATGAGCACCAGGTCCGCCGCTACCCCTCGTGGGCCCGCTGGGTCACCCTCGCGATGCTGGCCCACGCCTTCCTCGCCGTCGTCCGCGCCGACGAACACGCACACCGACCCACGCCGGACGACCTGATCCCGCTGTCCTGCAACGAGATCTGCCGCCTGTTCATCGCGCTCGTCGTCCGGCCCGTCCTCGACGCGGCCCACCGGCTTGCCTGGTCCGACTGGCGCCGCCGCCACCAGGCACGATCACGCACCAGTCACTACCGGCGGCAAGCCGCATCCCAGACATGA
- a CDS encoding SMI1/KNR4 family protein, translated as MEDPLTQGELAELEAQTGVRLPEEYRTFLLHVGAGGAGPAYGLFPVRRVQGRWRWEGDGADLADLTRLAAPFPDQGPDPKLLDDLLAQRPEEEDFDDIEDFDDAIEAWDERWEAIMFAPERTAGAIVISHLGCAQREWLVINGSHRGTIWSDCRVDDVDLAPLLDDDGTPVTFARWYTDWLEKAERTALSAP; from the coding sequence GTGGAGGACCCGCTTACCCAGGGTGAGCTTGCCGAACTCGAGGCGCAGACGGGCGTGCGGCTGCCGGAGGAGTACCGGACATTCCTGCTCCACGTCGGTGCGGGTGGCGCCGGCCCCGCGTACGGCCTGTTCCCAGTTCGGCGCGTGCAAGGCCGCTGGCGTTGGGAAGGCGACGGCGCGGACCTGGCCGACCTGACGAGACTTGCCGCGCCGTTTCCCGACCAGGGCCCGGACCCGAAACTGCTCGACGACCTTCTTGCCCAACGCCCCGAGGAAGAGGACTTCGACGACATCGAGGACTTCGACGACGCCATCGAGGCTTGGGACGAGCGGTGGGAGGCCATCATGTTCGCCCCGGAGCGCACCGCCGGCGCCATCGTGATCTCCCACCTGGGCTGCGCCCAGAGAGAATGGCTGGTCATCAACGGCAGCCACCGTGGCACGATCTGGTCCGATTGCCGGGTGGACGACGTCGACCTCGCCCCGCTGCTCGACGACGACGGTACGCCGGTGACGTTCGCCCGCTGGTACACCGACTGGCTGGAGAAAGCCGAGCGCACAGCCCTGTCGGCACCGTAG
- a CDS encoding trypsin-like serine protease, whose amino-acid sequence MRHARSLRLLAVATAFISGPLVLSAASASAVTGPAVTDSSYEFAARLVIGEGDKTRSCSATLVDPQWLLTAASCFTGGLTELKPGKPADKTTATIGRADLTATGGHVSEVVELVPRTDRDLVMARLETPTSGITAAIVTTSSAAEGDTITVPGYGRTKDEWVPRKLHTSAFTVNSATQNEVKIAGKTAGDAICKGDTGAPLLRTKDGKTYLVGVASRSWQGGCLGETETRNNAIATRTDDIAPWIQQLRLAPHVQNVTEVITSADFNGDGRLDVAAVLEDGSLRAFYGRTDGTLQYGRDLWRDKGWGSVKKIIGGDFNGDGKGDIAAISAAGALLFYPGTGTTGKLGDSRPMWKDNTWSSTRPIARYKLDSSGRDGLAVQADDGALYGYPSNTDGVLTGERLSLWPDKTWDKRLIAAGDLNGDTYDDMIAVAANGKLHLYPGNSKHTLGAAVLLWHDASWSGMETVLAGDVNGDRKGDLLGRVKTGGLYWYAGDGAGTIAPGRLMWPTTTSAS is encoded by the coding sequence TTGCGACACGCCAGATCCCTGCGCCTTCTTGCGGTGGCCACGGCCTTCATATCGGGACCACTCGTGCTGTCCGCTGCCTCCGCGTCTGCCGTAACCGGCCCTGCGGTTACGGACAGCTCGTACGAGTTCGCCGCACGGCTGGTGATCGGTGAGGGCGACAAGACCAGGTCCTGCTCCGCCACCCTCGTCGACCCCCAGTGGCTGCTCACCGCCGCATCCTGCTTCACCGGCGGTCTCACCGAACTCAAGCCAGGCAAGCCGGCGGACAAGACGACAGCCACCATCGGCCGCGCCGACCTCACGGCAACAGGCGGTCACGTCAGCGAAGTCGTCGAACTCGTACCCCGCACCGACCGCGACCTCGTCATGGCACGCCTCGAGACTCCCACCTCCGGCATCACCGCCGCCATCGTGACCACCAGTTCTGCGGCCGAGGGCGACACGATCACCGTCCCGGGCTACGGGCGCACCAAGGACGAGTGGGTCCCGCGCAAGCTCCATACCTCCGCCTTCACGGTCAACTCGGCCACCCAGAACGAAGTCAAGATCGCGGGCAAGACCGCGGGCGACGCGATCTGCAAGGGCGACACCGGAGCTCCGCTCCTGCGCACCAAGGACGGAAAGACCTACCTCGTCGGCGTTGCCAGCCGGTCCTGGCAGGGCGGCTGCCTCGGTGAGACCGAGACGCGCAACAACGCCATTGCCACGCGCACCGACGACATCGCTCCCTGGATCCAGCAACTGCGCCTGGCCCCCCACGTCCAGAACGTCACCGAAGTGATCACCTCCGCCGATTTCAACGGAGACGGGCGCCTCGACGTCGCCGCGGTACTCGAGGACGGCTCCCTCAGAGCCTTCTACGGCCGTACCGACGGAACCCTGCAATACGGTCGCGACCTCTGGCGCGACAAGGGCTGGGGAAGCGTCAAGAAGATCATCGGCGGTGACTTCAACGGCGACGGCAAGGGAGACATCGCCGCGATCTCCGCCGCCGGTGCGCTCCTGTTCTACCCGGGCACCGGAACCACCGGGAAGCTGGGCGACAGCCGCCCCATGTGGAAGGACAACACCTGGAGCAGCACGCGGCCCATCGCCCGCTACAAGCTCGACTCCTCCGGCCGTGACGGCCTCGCCGTTCAGGCAGACGACGGCGCCCTGTACGGCTACCCCAGCAACACCGACGGCGTCCTCACCGGCGAGCGCCTCAGCCTGTGGCCCGACAAGACGTGGGACAAGCGCCTCATCGCCGCCGGCGACCTCAACGGCGACACGTACGACGACATGATCGCCGTAGCGGCCAACGGCAAACTGCACCTCTACCCCGGCAACTCCAAGCACACGCTCGGCGCTGCCGTCCTGCTCTGGCACGACGCCAGCTGGTCCGGCATGGAGACCGTCCTCGCCGGCGACGTCAACGGAGACCGCAAGGGCGACCTCCTCGGCCGCGTCAAGACGGGCGGCCTGTACTGGTACGCCGGCGACGGCGCCGGAACCATCGCACCCGGCCGCCTGATGTGGCCCACCACCACCTCAGCCAGCTGA